From one Dermacentor andersoni chromosome 1, qqDerAnde1_hic_scaffold, whole genome shotgun sequence genomic stretch:
- the AIMP1 gene encoding aminoacyl tRNA synthase complex-interacting multifunctional protein 1 yields the protein MIVDNALARVMSRAKQADELLALLTAQLESLRAARRERYVEAECARLRSENEQLRQEVEAWKNRLEAAEAGNGIAPVGASAQLAKPEQPAQTNNARPAARAVSQKPGDAGAGDQPKKRAGPAVDAKAPPAKKADAKKKLEDNDDSKPVDVSRLDLRVGRIVSAVKHPDADSLYVEQVDVGEGKPRTVVSGLVKFVPLDKMQNRMAVLLCNLKPAKMRGVTSEAMVMCASTPEKVEILAPPPGAQPGDRVVCDGYPGQPDAQLNPKKKIFEQVAPDLKTDGEKRATYKGQQWLVTGCQGHVTAETLCNVQIK from the exons ATGATCGTTGATAACGCGCTTGCGCGGGTAATGAGCAGGGCCAAGCAGGCGGACGAATTGCTCGCTTTGCTCACTGCTCAGCTGGAATCTTTGCGTGCTGCTAGAAGAGAGCGATATGTTGAAGCTGAATGTGCCCGTTTACGAAGCGAAAACGAACAGCTCCGCCAAGAGGTCGAAGCATGGAAAAATCGCCTCGAGGCAGCCGAAGCTGGCAACGGTATCGCGCCAGTAGGTGCTTCCGCGCAACTAGCGAAACCTGAGCAGCCAGCTCAAACAAATAACGCTAGGCCAGCTGCACGAGCCGTATCGCAGAAGCCTGGCGATGCTGGTGCCGGCGATCAGCCCAAGAAACGCGCTGGGCCCGCAGTAGACGCAAAAGCACCCCCGGCAAAAAAAGCGGATGCTAAGAAAAAGCTGGAAGACAACGATGACTCTAAGCCAGTAGATGTGAGCCGACTTGACCTGCGTGTGGGAAGAATCGTGAGCGCAGTCAAGCACCCTGACGCCGACTCTCTATACGTTGAGCAGGTTGACGTAGGTGAGGGAAAACCTCGTACAGTTGTCTCGGGACTGGTAAAATTTGTGCCGCTGGACAAGATGCAGAACCGCATGGCTGTACTTCTGTGCAATCTGAAGCCTGCCAAGATGCGTGGTGTCACATCGGAAGCCATGGTCATGTGTGCGAGTACTCCAGAGAAAGTTGAAATTCTGGCTCCTCCTCCAGGTGCTCAACCAGGCGATCGTGTTGTCTGCGACGGTTATCCAGGCCAGCCAGACGCACAGCTGAACCCCAAGAAGAAAATTTTTGAGCAG GTGGCCCCCGATCTCAAGACTGACGGTGAAAAAAGGGCAACTTACAAAGGCCAACAATGGCTTGTTACTGGCTGTCAGGGCCATGTGACTGCAGAGACATTATGCAATGTCCAGATTAAGTAG